Proteins from one Psilocybe cubensis strain MGC-MH-2018 chromosome 11, whole genome shotgun sequence genomic window:
- a CDS encoding 3,2-trans-enoyl-CoA isomerase, whose product MGSTITVDISDRIATITLNRPASLNAITTDDYDAFANALREIDKNEDVLITVWQATGKWFCAGTDVKRSGNNPADSIGSVRKALKNNVVSTTTDCGKALYSHSKILVAALNGPVMAFLGYFDFIYALPSVWLAVPFTFLGIVAEGGASVSFVNRMGVAVANEVLIWGKKKTADELLACGFLNKIFPNQSAESFHAEVRKLLLDELSGLDPTALLVMRSLIRRGLHEKNDPDAVNLRESYAQAERFASGIPALQFSRIARKEIKHKL is encoded by the exons ATGGGAAGCACTATCACCGTCGACATCTCGGACCGCATCGCGACTATCACCCTCAACCGACCTGCGAGCCTTAACGCCATCACCACTGACG ACTACGACGCGTTCGCGAATGCGTTGAGAGAGATTGACAAGAATGAGGATGTGCTCATCACAGTGTGGCAAG CTACTGGCAAATGGTTCTGCGC CGGCACAGATGTCAAGCGCTCGGGAAACAATCCTGCAGACTCCATCGGGAGCGTGCGCAAGGCGCTGAAGAATAATGTCGTGAGCACGACGACGGACTGCGGCAAGGCG CTCTACTCCCATAGCAAGATTCTGGTAGCGGCTCTCAATGGGCCTGTGATGG CCTTCCTCGGCTACTTCGATTTCATCTACGCCCTCCCGAGCGTATGGCTGGCTGTTCCTTTCACTTTCCTTG GTATTGTTGCTGAAGGAGGAGCTAGCGTCAGCTTCGTCAATCGAA TGGGAGTAGCAGTTGCCAACGAGGTTCTGATCTGGGGCAAGAAAAAGACAGCCGACGAGCTCCTAGCTTGCGGTTTCCTCAA TAAAATATTCCCAAACCAAAGCGCCGAGTCCTTCCACGCAGAAGTGCGGAAACTGCTCCTCGATGAGCTGTCCGGACTCGACCCAACCGCACTGTTGGTGATGCGGAGTCTTATCCGCCGAGGGCTGCACGAGAAAAACGACCCGGACGCTGTGAATCTGCGCGAGAGCTACG CTCAAGCGGAACGGTTTGCGAGTGGAATACCTGCGCTCCAGTTCTCGAGAATCGCGCGCAAGGAGATTAAGCACAAACTATGA